A window of Cucurbita pepo subsp. pepo cultivar mu-cu-16 chromosome LG06, ASM280686v2, whole genome shotgun sequence contains these coding sequences:
- the LOC111796725 gene encoding VAN3-binding protein-like isoform X1 — protein MRLACFLRSSLKEQLVMVISLNSDSEMSSCLARCSSTRLENIDENSPANWLPGSFVLPETPIESMEFLGRSWSLSAKELSKALSTAHDTPSRLQNSVIGFLSAEAHDSNSSVLSEPLLRRLPSGDSPPASPRGSEEMKELLLLHQALNPDFLSNQQLLGNGLYKSILRGNKTLGRWMKDQKERKKQEIRSQNAQLHAAVSVAGVAASVAAFIASLLSCETSSGNHKWPSKTSSAMASAAALVASHCIEMAEEMGASHEHILNVVNSAINARTNGDIMTLTAGAATALRGAATLRSRLEKGLGGTNFGVGEDKVEEEGKESNMLIAINHVSRGGELLKRTRKGVLHWKQVSFNINSNWQVVAKLKSRHMAATFTKNKKCVISGVNCNVTAWPGRDRETDSEPRAYFGIVTTDRTIEFECSGKGEKQMWVEGIQYMINFRSHLK, from the exons ATGAGGCTCGCTTGTTTCCTCAGGAGCTCACTGAAGGAACAACTGGTCATGGTCATCTCTCTTAACTCAGACAGTGAAA TGAGTTCATGTTTGGCTAGATGTTCATCAACTCGGCTGGAGAACATAGATGAAAATAGCCCTGCAAATTGGTTGCCGGGTTCGTTTGTTCTACCTGAAACTCCAATTGAGTCCATGGAATTTCTTGGCAGATCTTGGAGCCTGTCTGCCAAAGAGCTCTCTAAGGCTCTTTCCACTGCCCATGATACTCCTAGTCGTCTTCAGAACTCAGTGATTGGGTTTCTTAGTGCTGAAGCACATGATTCAAATTCTTCAGTCTTGAGTGAGCCA CTACTTCGACGCTTACCCAGTGGAGATAGTCCTCCAGCTTCACCAAGAGGAAGTGAAGAAATGAAG GAACTTTTGTTACTTCACCAAGCATTGAACCCAGATTTCCTTTCCAACCAGCAACTACTTGGAAATGGG CTATACAAGAGCATATTAAGAGGTAATAAAACATTGGGAAGGTGGATGAAGGATCAAAAGGAGAGGAAGAAGCAGGAAATCAGATCACAGAATGCTCAATTACATGCAGCTGTATCTGTAGCAGGTGTTGCTGCTTCAGTAGCAGCATTCATTGCATCACTCTTATCTTGTGAAACATCATCGGGCAATCACAAATGGCCTTCAAAGACATCATCAGCCATGGCTTCTGCAGCTGCCCTTGTCGCATCTCATTGCATAGAGATGGCAGAGGAAATGGGAGCTAGCCATGAACATATCTTGAATGTAGTTAACTCTGCAATCAATGCTAGAACTAATGGAGATATCATGACCCTAACAGCAGGAGCAGCTACAG CTTTAAGAGGAGCTGCAACCTTAAGGTCAAGGCTTGAAAAAGGGTTGGGAGGCACAAACTTTGGAGTGGGTGAGGataaagttgaagaagaagggaaagaatCAAACATGTTGATAGCAATCAACCATGTTTCCAGAGGAGGAGAGCTTCTCAAACGCACAAGGAAAG GGGTTCTCCACTGGAAGCAAGTTTCTTTCAACATAAATTCAAATTGGCAG GTTGTGGCAAAATTGAAAAGCAGGCATATGGCAGCAACATttacaaagaacaaaaaat GCGTAATCTCGGGTGTGAACTGCAACGTTACGGCATGGCCCGGACGGGACAGGGAGACGGATAGCGAGCCAAGGGCTTACTTTG
- the LOC111797525 gene encoding probable beta-1,4-xylosyltransferase IRX9H isoform X1, whose product MASIRRTLSPVPRPGASMNGEACSVGSPLSRSSLSPQTYPQSTGLHDSLFNSLKTQAATLGIYSPRSSRPIDKSKSKVPVWKRAMFHFFMCFVIGFLAGFTPFASSNLSMNVMSEYQAFQFDRISTDENSVPQNSSSSTNTKSSPTQSEVLMYNNVSYDNLDSHVIARELEPRKLLIIVTPTSAHPLQSYYLNRLAHTLKLVQPPLLWIVVEMFSQSDETAAVLRSTGIMYRHIVCTRNLTDMRDGRVHQRNLALSHIETHRLDGIVYFADENNVYLVDLFEQMREIRRFGTWPVAKLLGGASRSILEGPICNGSLVIGWHVYESSMRLRRFHAEISGFAFNSTILWDPERWRRRTLEPVRQLDTIRDGLQASDFIEQIVEDESQMEGLLEDCSRIMVWNVNFKPSSAVYPHKWFMKNILDVTASLT is encoded by the exons ATGGCTTCTATTAGAAGAACCTTGTCCCCTGTTCCTCGACCGGGAGCTTCCATGAATGGAGAAGCGTGTTCAGTAGGTTCTCCACTGTCCAGGTCTTCATTATCTCCTCAAACCTACCCTCAATCTACTGGACTGCACGATTCCTTGTTCAACTCATTGAAGACCCAAGCAGCCACTCTTGGTATCTACTCACCAAGGTCTTCTAGACCAATAGACAAATCTAAATCAAAGGTACCAGTTTGGAAGAGGGCTATGTTCCATTTCTTTATGTGTTTTGTTATTGG GTTTCTTGCTGGATTTACCCCTTTTGCATCTTCCAACTTATCCATGAATGTCATGTCAGAATATCAAGCTTTCCAGTTTGATAG GATCTCCACTGATGAGAATTCTGTGCCTCAGAATAGTTCTAGCAGCACCAACACTAAGAGTAGCCCCACACAATCAGAGGTGCTAATGTATAATAACGTTTCTTATGATAATTTGGATAGCCATGTAATTGCTCGAGAATTAGAGCCTCGAAAGCTACTGATTATTGTGACCCCGACGTCTGCTCATCCGCTCCAATCCTATTATCTTAATCGATTGGCGCACACGTTAAAGTTGGTCCAACCGCCTCTTCTATGGATAGTTGTGGAGATGTTCTCCCAATCAGATGAAACAGCTGCTGTACTGAGGAGTACTGGGATTATGTATAGGCATATTGTTTGCACTAGAAACTTAACTGATATGAGAGATGGAAGAGTTCATCAAAGAAATCTAGCCCTGTCTCACATTGAAACACACCGCCTTGATGGAATCGTTTACTTTGCAGATGAGAATAACGTCTATTTGGTCGATCTATTCGAACAGATGAGGGAGATCAG ACGATTCGGAACTTGGCCAGTGGCGAAACTCTTAGGGGGTGCTAGTAGATCCATTCTGGAAGGCCCCATTTGCAATGGAAGTCTTGTAATTGGATGGCACGTATATGAGTCAAGTATGAGACTTCGTAGGTTTCATGCTGAAATATCAGGCTTTGCTTTCAATAGCACCATACTCTGGGATCCAGAGAGGTGGCGTCGACGCACTTTAGAACCTGTTAGGCAGCTCGATACCATCAGAGATGGCCTCCAA GCAAGCGACTTCATCGAGCAAATTGTGGAAGACGAAAGCCAAATGGAAGGTTTACTGGAAGACTGCTCGAGAATCATGGTCTGGAACGTCAATTTTAAACCGTCAAGTGCAGTTTATCCTCACAAATGGTTCATGAAGAACATTCTCGACGTCACTGCTTCACTTACATGA
- the LOC111797525 gene encoding probable beta-1,4-xylosyltransferase IRX9H isoform X2, whose protein sequence is MASIRRTLSPVPRPGASMNGEACSVGSPLSRSSLSPQTYPQSTGLHDSLFNSLKTQAATLGIYSPRSSRPIDKSKSKVPVWKRAMFHFFMCFVIGFLAGFTPFASSNLSMNVMSEXYQAFQFDRISTDENSFDRISTDENSVPQNSSSSTNTKSSPTQSEVLMYNNVSYDNLDSHVIARELEPRKLLIIVTPTSAHPLQSYYLNRLAHTLKLVQPPLLWIVVEMFSQSDETAAVLRSTGIMYRHIVCTRNLTDMRDGRVHQRNLALSHIETHRLDGIVYFADENNVYLVDLFEQMREIRRFGTWPVAKLLGGASRSILEGPICNGSLVIGWHVYESSMRLRRFHAEISGFAFNSTILWDPERWRRRTLEPVRQLDTIRDGLQASDFIEQIVEDESQMEGLLEDCSRIMVWNVNFKPSSAVYPHKWFMKNILDVTASLT, encoded by the exons ATGGCTTCTATTAGAAGAACCTTGTCCCCTGTTCCTCGACCGGGAGCTTCCATGAATGGAGAAGCGTGTTCAGTAGGTTCTCCACTGTCCAGGTCTTCATTATCTCCTCAAACCTACCCTCAATCTACTGGACTGCACGATTCCTTGTTCAACTCATTGAAGACCCAAGCAGCCACTCTTGGTATCTACTCACCAAGGTCTTCTAGACCAATAGACAAATCTAAATCAAAGGTACCAGTTTGGAAGAGGGCTATGTTCCATTTCTTTATGTGTTTTGTTATTGGGTTTCTTGCTGGATTTACCCCTTTTGCATCCTCGAACTTATCCATGAATGTCATGTCAGAAN AATATCAAGCTTTCCAGTTTGATAGGATCTCCACTGATGAGAATTCT TTTGATAGGATCTCCACTGATGAGAATTCTGTGCCTCAGAATAGTTCTAGCAGCACCAACACTAAGAGTAGCCCCACACAATCAGAGGTGCTAATGTATAATAACGTTTCTTATGATAATTTGGATAGCCATGTAATTGCTCGAGAATTAGAGCCTCGAAAGCTACTGATTATTGTGACCCCGACGTCTGCTCATCCGCTCCAATCCTATTATCTTAATCGATTGGCGCACACGTTAAAGTTGGTCCAACCGCCTCTTCTATGGATAGTTGTGGAGATGTTCTCCCAATCAGATGAAACAGCTGCTGTACTGAGGAGTACTGGGATTATGTATAGGCATATTGTTTGCACTAGAAACTTAACTGATATGAGAGATGGAAGAGTTCATCAAAGAAATCTAGCCCTGTCTCACATTGAAACACACCGCCTTGATGGAATCGTTTACTTTGCAGATGAGAATAACGTCTATTTGGTCGATCTATTCGAACAGATGAGGGAGATCAG ACGATTCGGAACTTGGCCAGTGGCGAAACTCTTAGGGGGTGCTAGTAGATCCATTCTGGAAGGCCCCATTTGCAATGGAAGTCTTGTAATTGGATGGCACGTATATGAGTCAAGTATGAGACTTCGTAGGTTTCATGCTGAAATATCAGGCTTTGCTTTCAATAGCACCATACTCTGGGATCCAGAGAGGTGGCGTCGACGCACTTTAGAACCTGTTAGGCAGCTCGATACCATCAGAGATGGCCTCCAA GCAAGCGACTTCATCGAGCAAATTGTGGAAGACGAAAGCCAAATGGAAGGTTTACTGGAAGACTGCTCGAGAATCATGGTCTGGAACGTCAATTTTAAACCGTCAAGTGCAGTTTATCCTCACAAATGGTTCATGAAGAACATTCTCGACGTCACTGCTTCACTTACATGA
- the LOC111797179 gene encoding U-box domain-containing protein 26-like yields MKTHQPKLKTQLFSCGFFGHCTRSVLSPTASHSPSLPSLPSASDQPPPHSRRPPLLDSESSSSSASQSFTQWRFPLPHSPIFTQHPSIPDPPSTFSIPPPPSISAATLKEILHLAELQLCSASDSDRLAALQLLERSLVPDPSLDPDCTPELMRGIIANLNTKTGSKPSTKILLALCLAESNRHIAVEAGAVGAVIESLPEMEDPAAERALASLELMCTVPEGAAEVRAHALSVPAMVMMMGRMAARGKESAISVLGVIFDNGVSPEAESAVTAPPEEVARAVVLALQGDSSARGRRKGARLLKALEEQQEGSSTAGVDPATVVGRS; encoded by the coding sequence ATGAAAACTCACCAACCAAAGCTCAAAACTCAGCTTTTCTCTTGCGGATTCTTCGGCCACTGTACTCGCTCCGTCCTCAGCCCCACCGCCTCTCATTCCCCTTCgctcccttcccttccctccGCCTCCGACCAACCCCCACCCCACTCCCGCCGTCCACCGCTTCTCGATTCCgaatcctcctcctcctccgcctcccAAAGCTTCACCCAATGGAGATTCCCACTTCCACATTCACCAATTTTCACCCAACACCCTTCAATTCCAGACCCACCTTCTACTTTCTCCATTCCTCCGCCACCATCCATCTCCGCAGCAACCCTTAAAGAAATCCTCCACCTCGCAGAGCTCCAACTCTGTTCCGCCTCAGACTCCGACCGTCTCGCCGCTCTCCAACTCCTCGAACGCTCCTTGGTTCCCGACCCATCTCTAGACCCAGACTGCACTCCCGAACTCATGCGCGGCATAATCGCAAATTTGAACACCAAAACAGGTTCCAAACCATCCACCAAAATCTTATTAGCCCTCTGCTTGGCAGAGAGTAACCGTCACATTGCGGTGGAGGCAGGGGCGGTCGGCGCAGTGATAGAGTCGCTGCCGGAGATGGAAGACCCCGCGGCAGAACGAGCACTCGCGTCGCTCGAACTTATGTGTACGGTGCCTGAGGGAGCGGCAGAGGTGAGGGCCCACGCGCTCTCTGTGCCAGCGATGGTGATGATGATGGGAAGAATGGCAGCCAGAGGGAAGGAGTCAGCCATAAGTGTGCTTGGGGTTATTTTCGACAATGGGGTCTCGCCGGAAGCCGAGTCCGCGGTAACAGCGCCGCCGGAGGAGGTGGCGCGTGCTGTCGTGTTGGCGCTGCAGGGAGATAGTAGTGCAAGGGGGAGGAGAAAAGGGGCGAGGCTTCTGAAGGCACTGGAAGAGCAGCAAGAGGGCTCCTCCACCGCAGGTGTAGATCCGGCGACGGTGGTCGGCCGGAGTTAA
- the LOC111797569 gene encoding protein EMBRYONIC FLOWER 1-like — protein sequence MDEEHHQKNDSSIILRTSVPFIEIDSLFIDLSSCIDKPDAGNSDHFSIRGYASQMREKDWKKCWPFDLDGDYEPTETMSFLPPFHVPQFRWQRCRNCRKETPAGFEKSLNLAMPDAKDSVANASTNVCNLNHPPSFITEKEKKAEGYEFDSRWILNPEIPIPISIVPEVESSLMLEQNRSDPVTLNPDHRESVENYNLLCGNEIAEVELGIRNLKVIDENPEVFDDEKKLCAHNEQTEIALSSSGEKATNRACNSERDPANGYPAELDESDATSSEHTEISVENDTKDHQMHKSGSLHRRKARKVRLLTELLNENENIKTNPISTGESSSHGISENSEGLKEPSVSHCPVAAKKNIRWSGQNLKSVPLNEDCLAAETSSSYNVDNKIQALKGDVETTDSFRANESENALIGTALRTKKSFLNKCRNDVKSVHGKKKNKKFQLEACPLNIPSGNGGNMSDISLKHNEFSGSFSGSAMDPFLLFGSRIEPISSLSKRNSKMPIIDDRRGFTWSNSMPRRDSASKEGELRNNVPTVVSCPSVPDEPSGGLHLSLTSNLATARNDKKSIFETEDGLHSLLSWQGSTSTASVARNRDAKAKKLKDSNVPFNYSDTFSGRGHCGVNGKITTGRMHTPNGKQKSKSQVNDGSWSHLQAMDNSRVDRVEKSITIQQHLAAQMKQSENTVGKISEQRALDDIPMEIVELMAKNQYERCLDNSGNSKSLSKTSSKKAQIMNFSNACGKSGSLQEKISHNWKSQVRNLRNNLQTAGDSVGYGKQSSGNYFSHTEAEHLNIDHLRQTLIPPEYPTFRHSESKSSNAVKFLARSNCENACSQYSQYTGGLRDQDSSHSRVQSFRGNNTRHPVSQNNIDVAHLWTEALPNHHSYVPTTPRKVASQLTSVNASKNCPESSRKGAMNREHNPKNFNPKVTNLEKDDGIYGLENFSRTSAKYPFPCHSNGIELPRNQRGPLDLYSNETMSAMHLLSLMDAGMQRSETHDNPKFPNKPFPHEPKAKDISGMDNGLHKSFDTINYLSDYYGEIHPLKKSHDCFHRASMGGVSVSPSIGNESCEIVADLTGKVALQRKQKEITKCSTSTWNRAPKSQKSVLTSGNLGSNEGVFPIHSLQKKSGGPSSSLVSMSGYHRVENPGQCIIERHGTKRMLEHSKVGSEFGMCSINKNPAEFSIPEAGNVYMIGAEDLQFSKRISKNTPDLNNMDGRKRKRNMKHAVVRSSS from the exons ATGGACGAGGAGCATCATCAGAAGAATGATTCTAGTATCATTTTGAGGACTTCAGTCCCGTTCATTGAGATTGACTCTTTATTTATAGATCTTTCCAGTTGTATTGATAAACCCGATGCTGGAAACTCTGATCATTTCTCCATACG TGGATATGCATCTCAAATGCGTGAAAAAGATTGGAAAAAATGCTGGCCATTTGATTTAGATGGTGACTATGAGCCTACAGAGACAATGTCctttcttccaccttttcaTGTTCCGCAGTTCAGGTGGCAGCGATGTCGAAATTGCAGGAAGGAGACTCCTGCAG GATTTGAGAAATCTTTGAATCTAGCTATGCCTGATGCGAAAGACTCGGTGGCTAATGCATCTACAAACGTGTGCAACCTCAACCATCCTCCATCTTTCATTactgagaaagaaaagaaagctgAAG GTTATGAGTTTGACTCTAGATGGATCTTGAATCCAGAAATTCCCATACCAATCAGTATCGTGCCTGAAGTAGAGTCAAGTCTTATGTTAGAACAAAACAGAAGTGATCCAG TAACTCTTAATCCAGATCATAGAGAATCCGTTGAAAACTACAACCTACTCTGTGGAAATGAAATTGCTGAGGTTGAGCTTGGTATTCGAAATCTCAAAGTGATTGATGAAAATCCTGAAGTCTttgatgatgaaaaaaaattgtgtgcACATAATGAACAAACTGAGATAGCTCTTTCGTCATCAGGAGAAAAAGCGACTAATCGGGCATGTAATAGTGAGAGGGATCCTGCAAATGGATATCCTGCAGAACTTGATGAGAGTGATGCCACATCATCTGAGCATACTGAAATTTCAGTAGAAAATGATACGAAAGATCATCAAATGCACAAGTCAGGCAGTTTGCACCGTCGAAAGGCTCGTAAGGTGCGCCTGCTGACTGAGTTGctgaatgaaaatgaaaatattaagaCCAATCCCATTTCTACAGGAGAGTCCTCATCCCATGGGATTTCAGAAAATTCTGAAGGGTTAAAAGAGCCTTCTGTTTCCCACTGTCCAGTGGCTGCCAAAAAGAATATCAGGTGGTCAGGTCAGAATTTGAAAAGTGTGCCTCTGAATGAAGATTGCCTTGCTGCAGAAACTTCCTCTTCATACAACGTGGATAACAAGATTCAGGCATTGAAGGGAGATGTGGAAACAACAGATTCTTTTCGTGCTAATGAATCTGAAAATGCATTAATTGGAACTGCTCTACGAACTAAGAAAAGTTTCTTGAACAAGTGTAGGAATGATGTGAAATCAGTTCATggtaagaagaagaacaaaaagttCCAACTTGAAGCATGCCCTCTTAATATTCCATCAGGAAATGGTGGCAACATGTCTGACATTTCTCTTAAACACAACGAGTTTTCTGGCAGT TTTTCTGGCAGTGCAATggatccttttcttttatttggttCAAGAATTGAGCCAATTTCTAGTCTGTCTAAGAGGAACAGCAAGATGCCTATAATTGATGACAGGCGGGGTTTTACTTGGAGCAATAGCATGCCAAGAAGAGATTCAGCCTCAAAAGAAGGGGAACTCAGGAACAATGTTCCTACGGTTGTTTCTTGTCCATCAGTGCCGGATGAACCTAGTGGAGGTTTGCATCTTTCCCTCACAAGCAATTTAGCCACTGCAAGAAATGACAAAAAGTCTATTTTCGAGACTGAGGATGGCTTGCATTCATTGTTGTCTTGGCAAGGAAGTACATCCACAGCAAGCGTTGCTAGGAACAGAGATGCCAAAGCCAAGAAACTTAAAGACTCAAATGttccttttaattattcaGATACTTTTTCTGGGCGAGGGCATTGTGGAGTCAATGGTAAAATAACCACCGGCAGAATGCATACCCCAAACGGGAAGCAAAAGTCAAAGTCTCAAGTTAATGATGGTAGCTGGTCTCATTTGCAGGCAATG GATAATTCCAGGGTGGACAGAGTTGAAAAGAGTATTACAATTCAGCAGCACTTGGCAGCTCAGATGAAACAGAGTGAGAATACGGTCGGTAAGATATCTGAGCAAAGAGCTTTAGATGACATTCCAATGGAAATTGTTGAGCTCATGGCAAAAAATCAGTATGAAAGGTGCCTCGATAATTCTGGAAATAGTAAATCCCTATCAAAGACAAGTTCAAAGAAAGCTCAAATCATGAATTTCAGTAATGCATGTGGCAAAAGTGGCTCGTTGCAGGAGAAAATCAGTCACAACTGGAAATCCCAGGTTAGGAATCTGAGAAATAACTTGCAGACGGCAGGAGATAGTGTGGGATACGGCAAACAAAGTTCAGGTAATTACTTTTCTCACACTGAGGCGGAACATTTGAACATAGACCACCTACGTCAGACTCTTATCCCTCCAGAATATCCTACATTTAGACATTCTGAAAGTAAGTCATCAAATGCTGTCAAATTTTTGGCAAGAAGTAATTGTGAGAATGCATGTTCTCAATATAGCCAATACACTGGGGGTCTGAGAGATCAGGATTCCTCTCATTCCAGGGTGCAATCTTTCAGGGGGAATAACACACGCCATCCTGTTTCACAAAACAATATAGACGTCGCACATCTATGGACAGAAGCTCTGCCAAATCATCATTCATATGTACCTACCACTCCTAGAAAGGTTGCTTCTCAGTTGACCAGTGTAAATGCTAGTAAAAACTGTCCTGAATCAAGTAGAAAAGGGGCTATGAATCGAGAGCATAatccaaaaaattttaatccaaaagtTACCAATCTTGAAAAAGATGATGGTATTTATGGTC TGGAAAATTTCAGCAGGACCAGTGCAAAGTACCCATTTCCTTGCCATTCTAATGGCATTGAGCTTCCCCGAAACCAGAGGGGGCCATTGGATTTGTATTCTAATGAAACCATGTCAGCTATGCATTTACTCAGCCTCATGGATGCAGGAATGCAGCGCAGTGAAACGCATGATAACCCAAAATTTCCCAACAAACCTTTTCCCCATGAGCCAAAAGCCAAGGATATTTCTGGGATGGATAATGGTCTGCACAAGTCCTTTGATACCATAAATTATTTGTCTGATTATTACGGTGAAATCCACCCACTAAAGAAGTCCCACGATTGTTTCCATCGTGCTTCAATGGGCGGTGTATCAGTTTCTCCTTCCATAGGAAATGAAAGTTGTGAAATAGTTGCTGATTTAACCGGTAAAGTTGCATTGCAACgtaaacaaaaagagataACCAAGTGCTCCACTTCAACATGGAACAGAGCTCCAAAATCACAGAAGAGTGTACTTACAAGTGGTAATCTAGGCTCCAATGAAGGAGTATTTCCCATTCATAGCTTGCAAAAGAAATCTGGCGGTCCTTCTAGTTCTTTGGTGTCTATGAGTGGATATCATAGAGTGGAAAATCCTGGACAATGTATAATAGAGCGCCATGGTACTAAAAGAATGTTGGAGCATTCAAAAGTTGGTTCTGAGTTTGGAATGTGCAGCATTAATAAAAATCCTGCTGAGTTTAGCATACCAGAGGCGGGAAATGTATACATGATAGGGGCTGAAGATCTACAGTTTTCAAAAAGGATATCTAAAAATACGCCTGACTTGAATAACATGGATGGGCGCAAACGCAAGAGGAATATGAAGCATGCTGTTGTAAGATCATCTTCATGA